In the genome of uncultured Pseudodesulfovibrio sp., one region contains:
- the rplL gene encoding 50S ribosomal protein L7/L12 has product MADITKEQVVEFIGNMTVLELSEFIKELEDVFGVEAAAPAMAVAAAPAAGGDAAAEEEKTEFDVVLTGAGSNKIAVIKAVRGITGLGLKEAKALVDEAPKTLKEGVSKDEADEAAKQLQEAGAEVEVK; this is encoded by the coding sequence ATGGCTGATATCACCAAAGAACAGGTTGTCGAATTCATCGGCAACATGACCGTCCTGGAACTGTCCGAATTCATCAAAGAGCTCGAAGACGTCTTCGGTGTCGAGGCTGCTGCCCCGGCCATGGCCGTTGCTGCTGCTCCCGCCGCTGGTGGCGACGCCGCCGCTGAGGAAGAGAAGACCGAGTTCGACGTCGTCCTGACCGGTGCCGGCAGCAACAAGATTGCCGTCATCAAGGCCGTCCGCGGCATCACCGGCCTGGGCCTGAAAGAAGCCAAGGCTCTGGTCGACGAAGCTCCCAAGACCCTGAAGGAAGGCGTTTCCAAGGACGAAGCTGACGAGGCTGCCAAGCAGCTGCAGGAAGCTGGCGCCGAAGTTGAAGTTAAGTAA